One window from the genome of Candidatus Binatia bacterium encodes:
- a CDS encoding NnrS family protein: MSVRETEASFAAPQAPRLRAEPYRLFFPLGVLLGWAGVGHWVLYATGATSSYSCHRHGLLQTQAFLMAFALGFLWTALPRRLAAPAASAREISLAVAALLGTCATLLADQWVLAELGYLALFVLLLQFGARRFLTGAVRRSPPAAFVLLAVGAAQGIAGALLILARLVLESAPWTMALGALLIEQGVFLSFVVGVGALILPLMAGEAPPPDLGSSPRETWKAVGFLALGLVIVASLVAEQAGWVRSGQIVRGLAVALGLGVAGGAWRAPGKPGLHRRLVWLAAWLAPAGLILAGLFPDYRVPALHVLFIGGFSLMAFGVATHVCLSHLGMTDDVVGRPPAVIALGAGILLALAARVAADWSDSYFTHLAWAAGVWIAASAVWLAYLGPRLVRD; the protein is encoded by the coding sequence ATGAGCGTCCGCGAAACCGAAGCGTCGTTTGCGGCGCCGCAGGCGCCGCGGCTGCGGGCCGAGCCGTACCGGCTGTTCTTCCCGCTCGGCGTGCTGCTCGGCTGGGCCGGCGTCGGGCACTGGGTGCTGTACGCGACCGGCGCGACCTCGTCGTACTCGTGCCACCGGCACGGCTTGCTGCAGACGCAGGCCTTTCTCATGGCGTTCGCGCTCGGATTTTTGTGGACGGCGCTGCCGCGTCGGCTCGCGGCGCCGGCGGCGTCGGCGCGCGAGATCTCGCTCGCGGTGGCGGCGCTCCTCGGCACGTGTGCCACGCTGCTCGCGGATCAGTGGGTGCTCGCCGAGCTCGGCTACCTCGCGCTCTTCGTGCTGCTGCTGCAGTTCGGCGCGCGCCGCTTCCTCACGGGGGCGGTGCGGCGGAGCCCGCCCGCGGCGTTCGTGCTGCTCGCGGTCGGGGCGGCGCAGGGCATCGCGGGCGCGCTGCTGATCCTCGCGCGCCTCGTGCTCGAGTCCGCGCCGTGGACGATGGCGCTCGGCGCGCTGCTGATCGAGCAGGGCGTGTTCCTGAGCTTCGTGGTCGGTGTCGGCGCGCTGATCCTGCCGCTGATGGCGGGCGAGGCGCCGCCGCCCGACCTCGGCAGCTCACCGCGCGAGACGTGGAAGGCGGTGGGCTTCCTCGCGCTCGGGCTGGTGATCGTCGCGAGCCTCGTCGCCGAGCAGGCGGGCTGGGTGCGCTCGGGGCAGATCGTGCGCGGGCTCGCGGTCGCGCTCGGTCTCGGCGTCGCGGGCGGCGCGTGGCGCGCGCCCGGCAAGCCCGGGCTGCACCGGCGTCTCGTCTGGCTCGCCGCGTGGCTCGCGCCCGCGGGGCTGATCCTCGCCGGGCTCTTCCCGGACTACCGCGTGCCCGCGCTGCACGTGCTCTTCATCGGCGGCTTCTCGCTGATGGCATTCGGCGTCGCGACCCACGTCTGCCTGAGCCACCTCGGCATGACCGACGACGTCGTCGGACGTCCGCCCGCGGTGATCGCGCTCGGCGCCGGCATCCTGCTCGCGCTCGCGGCGCGCGTCGCCGCCGACTGGAGCGACAGCTACTTCACACACCTCGCCTGGGCGGCGGGCGTCTGGATCGCGGCCTCGGCGGTGTGGCTCGCCTACCTCGGGCCGCGCCTCGTCCGCGACTGA